One Sphingomonas endolithica DNA segment encodes these proteins:
- the metE gene encoding 5-methyltetrahydropteroyltriglutamate--homocysteine S-methyltransferase: MTQWLAFAVQKIEELSILKRALNDGRKTVAAELAASARAVANRRTSPHIHDATVAARLAAASPAMRDRRSPYAVRQAAQADMLDLPAFPTTTIGSFPQTSAVRHVRAEHDRGNLGDAAYQQFLRGETERAIRWQEDVGLDMLVHGEFERNDMVQYFGERLSGFAFTAGGWVQSYGSRCVRPPILLGDVSRPAAMTVDWWRYAQSLTRKPVKGMLTGPVTILNWSFVRDDQPREISCRQIALAIRDEVADLEAAGARAIQIDEAALREGLPLRKRDWQHYLDWAVDCFRLSAAGVDDATQIHTHMCYSEFNDILPDIGAMDTDVISIETARSQMELLEGFARYHYPNAIGPGVYDIHAPRVPLQDEMVALMRLAQVHLRPEQLWVNPDCGLKTRKWDEVKPAIAAMVAAARTLRADLAGRA, encoded by the coding sequence GTGACGCAATGGCTCGCCTTCGCCGTTCAGAAGATCGAGGAACTATCGATCCTCAAGCGGGCATTGAACGACGGCCGCAAGACCGTCGCCGCAGAACTGGCCGCCTCGGCCCGGGCCGTCGCCAATCGCAGGACGTCCCCGCACATCCACGATGCGACAGTTGCCGCACGCCTTGCAGCGGCGTCGCCGGCGATGCGCGACCGGCGCTCGCCGTATGCCGTGCGCCAGGCGGCACAAGCCGACATGCTCGACCTGCCGGCATTCCCGACCACCACGATCGGATCCTTCCCGCAGACCAGCGCGGTTCGTCATGTGCGCGCCGAGCATGATCGCGGCAATCTCGGTGACGCTGCCTATCAGCAGTTCCTGCGCGGCGAGACCGAGCGTGCGATCCGCTGGCAGGAGGACGTCGGGCTCGACATGCTGGTCCACGGCGAGTTCGAGCGCAACGACATGGTACAGTATTTCGGCGAACGATTGTCGGGCTTCGCCTTCACCGCCGGCGGCTGGGTACAATCCTACGGCTCGCGCTGCGTCCGGCCGCCGATCCTGTTGGGTGACGTCTCGCGGCCGGCCGCGATGACCGTCGATTGGTGGCGCTATGCGCAGAGCCTGACGCGCAAGCCGGTCAAGGGGATGCTGACCGGGCCGGTGACGATCCTCAACTGGTCGTTCGTCCGTGACGATCAGCCGCGCGAGATATCGTGTCGGCAGATCGCGCTCGCGATCCGCGACGAGGTGGCCGATCTGGAAGCCGCCGGCGCACGCGCGATCCAGATCGACGAGGCGGCGCTGCGCGAAGGGCTGCCGCTGCGTAAGCGCGACTGGCAGCATTATCTCGATTGGGCGGTCGATTGCTTCCGCCTGTCGGCCGCCGGTGTGGACGACGCCACGCAGATCCATACGCACATGTGCTATTCGGAGTTCAACGACATCCTCCCCGATATCGGTGCGATGGACACCGACGTGATCTCGATCGAGACGGCGCGATCGCAGATGGAACTGCTCGAGGGGTTCGCACGCTATCACTACCCAAACGCGATCGGACCCGGCGTGTACGATATCCATGCCCCACGTGTGCCGTTGCAAGACGAGATGGTCGCACTGATGCGGCTCGCGCAGGTGCATCTTCGGCCCGAACAGCTCTGGGTGAACCCCGACTGCGGGCTGAAGACGCGCAAGTGGGACGAGGTGAAGCCCGCGATCGCGGCGATGGTCGCCGCCGCCAGGACGCTCCGCGCCGACCTGGCCGGGAGGGCCTGA
- a CDS encoding PepSY-associated TM helix domain-containing protein → MPAPQPQTLVQRALGGHAAIGLLAGALLYIVSLTGAVVVIHDRWQRWEQPTIAEVTALTPSAAQAGVAAAIAQDAGKPRTTHLYLRMPNADLPRAVATTDHGGWYVDGQGRVAGREAHSWTEMVIGLHEYLHLPATWGMLLVGALGVALAALLITGVLAHPRILRDAFWLRTRHDPQIARADWHNRLGVWTLPFALAVTLTGAFIGLSGVGYSVLAKAYTGGNLEKIYAPIYGPEGMPDANAAPLANIATALATLHARVPAAMPTYVIVHDPGTRGQHIQILAALPRRLVYGEDYRFDAAGRWQGPVGLTNGPWGQQFAASTYNLHFGNFGGLPVEIAYLLLGLALCVITSTGTTLWLGKRRRRGMGSDRLEACWAVVIWGTPLALVWTAWLRGVAGPDAFLVAAFWGLLAAGLAVAVARPLWIVPEQLRTVLLACLIATGLGHAIILRPAAPAILALDAVMVLGALLSLVVLRRFQAGEGREAGAGSRPSS, encoded by the coding sequence ATGCCCGCTCCCCAACCCCAGACCCTGGTGCAGCGTGCGCTCGGCGGCCATGCCGCGATCGGGCTGCTCGCCGGCGCGTTGCTCTACATCGTCTCGCTGACCGGCGCGGTCGTGGTGATCCACGATCGCTGGCAGCGCTGGGAACAGCCGACCATCGCTGAGGTGACCGCGCTGACGCCCAGCGCGGCGCAGGCGGGAGTAGCGGCGGCGATCGCCCAAGACGCGGGCAAGCCGCGCACGACGCACCTCTATCTCCGCATGCCGAATGCGGACCTGCCACGTGCGGTTGCGACCACCGACCATGGCGGCTGGTATGTCGACGGGCAGGGTCGCGTGGCCGGACGCGAGGCGCATAGCTGGACCGAAATGGTCATCGGACTGCACGAATATCTGCACCTGCCGGCGACCTGGGGGATGTTGCTGGTCGGCGCGCTGGGCGTGGCGCTGGCCGCGTTGCTCATCACCGGCGTGCTCGCGCATCCGCGCATCCTGCGCGACGCCTTCTGGCTGCGCACCCGGCACGATCCGCAGATCGCGCGCGCCGACTGGCACAACCGGCTCGGCGTGTGGACGTTGCCCTTCGCGCTCGCGGTCACGCTGACCGGGGCGTTCATCGGACTGAGCGGCGTGGGCTATAGCGTGTTGGCCAAGGCCTATACCGGCGGCAATCTCGAAAAGATCTACGCCCCGATCTATGGCCCGGAGGGCATGCCGGACGCCAATGCTGCGCCGCTGGCGAACATCGCCACGGCACTGGCGACGCTGCACGCGCGCGTGCCGGCGGCCATGCCGACCTATGTCATCGTCCACGATCCCGGCACGCGCGGGCAGCATATCCAGATCCTGGCGGCACTGCCGCGGCGGCTGGTCTATGGCGAGGATTATCGCTTCGATGCGGCGGGCCGCTGGCAAGGTCCGGTCGGTCTGACCAACGGGCCGTGGGGCCAGCAGTTCGCCGCCTCGACCTACAACCTGCATTTCGGCAATTTCGGCGGGCTGCCGGTCGAGATCGCCTATCTGCTGCTCGGCCTGGCGCTGTGCGTGATCACCTCGACCGGCACGACCTTGTGGCTGGGCAAGCGGCGGCGGCGCGGCATGGGCAGCGATCGGCTGGAGGCGTGCTGGGCGGTGGTGATCTGGGGGACGCCGCTGGCGCTGGTCTGGACCGCATGGCTGCGCGGCGTGGCTGGCCCGGATGCGTTCTTGGTAGCGGCGTTCTGGGGGTTGCTCGCGGCCGGCTTGGCGGTGGCGGTTGCACGACCGCTGTGGATCGTGCCCGAGCAATTGCGCACTGTGTTGCTCGCCTGCCTGATCGCAACCGGACTGGGCCACGCGATCATCCTGCGGCCGGCTGCGCCGGCGATATTGGCCCTGGATGCCGTGATGGTGCTGGGGGCGCTGTTGTCGCTGGTCGTGTTGCGGCGGTTCCAGGCGGGTGAGGGCCGGGAGGCAGGCGCTGGTTCCCGGCCTTCCAGCTAG
- a CDS encoding carbonic anhydrase codes for MKNYKQLLLANRAWALELTEEKADFFERQTHGQKPEFLWIGCSDSRVSPEQMTMTPPGGMFIHRNIANLVNDDDLNLMSVVQYAVTVLGVKHLIVCGHYGCGGVKAALDGGTTGPVDDWLQTARDVAGDHWEELGNQTTPEAKLNRFVEFNVRDQLVNLARTDTVQAAFAKKQDLWLHGWVYDIRDGRIKPLMEIDRDTTLEAVPHPKRVLLTNDEIKGAPQTVDY; via the coding sequence ATGAAAAACTACAAGCAACTCCTGCTCGCCAACCGCGCCTGGGCGCTCGAGCTGACGGAAGAGAAAGCCGACTTCTTCGAACGCCAGACGCACGGCCAGAAGCCCGAATTCCTGTGGATCGGCTGTTCCGACAGCCGCGTCAGCCCGGAACAGATGACGATGACGCCGCCCGGCGGCATGTTCATCCATCGCAACATCGCCAACCTGGTCAATGACGACGATCTCAACCTGATGTCGGTGGTGCAATATGCCGTCACCGTGCTCGGCGTGAAGCATCTGATCGTCTGCGGCCATTATGGCTGCGGCGGGGTCAAGGCGGCGCTCGATGGCGGCACGACCGGGCCGGTCGACGACTGGCTGCAGACCGCGCGCGACGTGGCCGGCGATCATTGGGAGGAATTGGGCAACCAGACGACGCCCGAGGCCAAGCTCAACCGCTTCGTCGAGTTCAACGTGCGCGATCAGCTCGTCAATCTCGCGCGCACCGATACCGTGCAGGCGGCGTTCGCCAAGAAGCAGGATCTCTGGCTGCACGGCTGGGTCTACGACATTCGCGACGGCCGCATCAAACCGCTGATGGAGATCGATCGGGATACGACTCTGGAGGCAGTGCCCCACCCCAAGCGCGTGCTGCTGACCAACGACGAGATCAAGGGCGCGCCGCAGACGGTAGATTATTGA
- a CDS encoding DUF2975 domain-containing protein, whose translation MNDRLLGIGATVLKVTNILNWMCVVGFAVALLLSFPFAPVILAHLAAKYTTQPVLPILIVLRFMCVLGLLVGPPVHVVLTRLRAIVATAQSGDPFVARNAGRLQAVGWALLAIQLLDVTYGLISWGLAAHHVDTAGWAPSLGGWIAVLMVFVLARVFKIGARMRDELELTV comes from the coding sequence ATGAACGATCGTCTACTGGGCATCGGCGCCACGGTTCTCAAAGTGACCAACATCCTCAACTGGATGTGCGTGGTCGGCTTTGCCGTCGCGCTCCTGCTGTCCTTTCCCTTCGCGCCGGTGATCCTGGCGCATCTTGCGGCCAAATACACGACGCAGCCGGTCCTGCCGATCCTAATCGTGCTGCGCTTCATGTGCGTCCTGGGACTGCTCGTCGGCCCGCCGGTGCACGTCGTGCTCACCCGGCTGCGCGCGATCGTCGCGACCGCGCAGAGCGGCGATCCGTTCGTCGCGCGGAACGCCGGGCGGTTGCAGGCGGTCGGCTGGGCGCTGCTGGCGATCCAATTGCTCGACGTGACGTACGGGCTGATCAGCTGGGGGCTCGCCGCGCACCATGTCGATACCGCCGGCTGGGCGCCGTCGCTCGGCGGCTGGATTGCGGTACTGATGGTGTTCGTGCTCGCCCGCGTCTTCAAGATCGGTGCGCGGATGCGCGATGAGCTGGAACTCACCGTCTGA
- a CDS encoding helix-turn-helix domain-containing protein yields MPVTIKLDDVLAARGMTLTELSQAVDITLANLSVLKTGKARAIRFSTLEAICTVLHCQPGDILHVEGDSE; encoded by the coding sequence ATGCCCGTCACGATCAAGCTCGACGACGTGCTCGCCGCGCGCGGCATGACGCTGACCGAATTGTCGCAGGCGGTGGACATCACGCTCGCCAACCTGTCGGTGCTGAAGACCGGCAAGGCGCGCGCGATCAGATTTTCCACGCTGGAGGCGATCTGCACCGTGCTGCACTGCCAGCCGGGGGACATTCTACACGTCGAGGGGGACAGCGAATGA
- a CDS encoding acyl-CoA thioesterase, translated as MATKGAATGIVRLVDMIFPGDTNHHGTLFGGVALAHMDKVAFLAASRHGRAPFVTASCERIDFAAPALKGELIEATGRIVRIGTSSCDVEVDLVAEALLSGERRLCTRGVFTLVAVKGETTRLPLPAMPTATDTTADTSLHMMDMVFPPQTNHYGTLFGGDALRMLGKGAFIAATRAARAVMVMAASDRIDFRAPVREGDMTEIIADVVMTGRSSMRVRVALWSEELLTGVRQQAASAEFVMVSVDPEGRPKAIDRPHVTSQARLPSNS; from the coding sequence ATGGCGACGAAGGGCGCGGCGACGGGGATCGTCCGGTTGGTCGACATGATCTTTCCCGGCGACACCAACCATCATGGCACGCTGTTCGGCGGCGTGGCGCTGGCGCACATGGACAAGGTGGCCTTTCTCGCTGCCTCGCGCCACGGCCGCGCGCCCTTCGTCACCGCATCGTGCGAACGGATCGACTTCGCCGCGCCGGCGCTCAAGGGCGAGCTGATCGAGGCGACCGGACGGATCGTCCGCATCGGCACCAGTTCGTGCGACGTCGAGGTCGATCTGGTCGCCGAGGCGTTGCTCAGCGGCGAGCGCCGCCTGTGCACGCGCGGCGTCTTCACGCTGGTCGCGGTCAAGGGCGAGACGACGAGGCTCCCGCTGCCCGCCATGCCGACGGCGACGGACACGACCGCCGATACGTCGCTGCACATGATGGACATGGTCTTCCCACCGCAGACCAACCATTACGGCACGCTGTTCGGGGGCGATGCCCTCCGCATGCTCGGCAAGGGCGCCTTCATCGCCGCGACGAGGGCCGCGCGCGCCGTGATGGTGATGGCGGCATCCGACCGCATCGACTTTCGCGCTCCCGTCCGCGAAGGTGACATGACGGAGATCATCGCTGACGTGGTGATGACCGGTAGAAGCTCGATGCGGGTCAGGGTGGCACTCTGGTCGGAAGAACTGCTGACCGGCGTTCGTCAACAAGCGGCATCGGCCGAGTTCGTGATGGTATCGGTCGATCCTGAAGGCCGCCCCAAGGCGATCGATCGCCCGCATGTTACGAGCCAGGCGCGGTTGCCATCGAACAGCTAG
- a CDS encoding SulP family inorganic anion transporter, whose protein sequence is MPLPLLKTLRVDFPASIVVFLVALPLCLGVALASGAPLFSGVIAGIVGGIVVGALSKSPLSVSGPAAGLTVIVFAAIERLPSFEAFLLAVMLGGIIQVALAATRSGIAAEFVPSSVITGMLAAIGVILILKQVPHALGYDGDFEGSFEFLQADGSNTFSSIITAVRQHLSAGAILIALASLAFLFWWDKARPKDGPLRFVPGPLVVVLIGVGGNALLGLIKPNWQLQATHLVQVPVAKSFGEFTSFFATPDFSQIGNGAVWTVALTLAIVASLESLLSVKAVDELDPQRRTTPKNWEMMAQGGGNIVSGLIGGLPITSVIVRSSANVDAGAQSKSSTILHGIWLLLSVALIPFLLNLIPLAALAAVLIATGYKLTKPKLFTERFKQGWSQFVPFVVTIVAILFTDLLIGIVIGLVVGFVFVIARNFRSAITFVCDDENCLIRARRNLYFIHKYELQKELNKVPDNANLLIDLSSTNYVDLDNVDVINAFIKGADYRGIKVTVRGDIAERSAPLINAPTSGIRFA, encoded by the coding sequence TTGCCGTTACCCTTATTGAAGACCCTGCGCGTCGACTTCCCCGCATCGATCGTCGTGTTTCTGGTTGCCCTGCCATTGTGTCTGGGCGTTGCTCTTGCCTCCGGAGCGCCGCTCTTCTCGGGCGTGATCGCCGGCATCGTCGGTGGCATCGTCGTTGGCGCCTTGTCGAAATCGCCTTTGTCGGTCAGCGGCCCCGCCGCCGGTCTGACGGTGATCGTGTTCGCCGCGATCGAGCGGCTGCCCTCGTTCGAGGCGTTCCTGCTGGCGGTGATGCTGGGCGGCATCATCCAGGTCGCGCTTGCCGCAACGCGCTCGGGCATCGCCGCCGAATTCGTCCCCTCATCGGTCATCACTGGCATGCTGGCGGCGATCGGCGTGATCCTGATCCTCAAGCAGGTGCCGCATGCGCTCGGCTACGACGGGGATTTCGAAGGCAGCTTCGAATTCCTGCAGGCGGACGGCAGCAACACCTTCTCCTCGATCATCACCGCCGTGCGGCAGCATCTCTCGGCCGGCGCGATCCTGATCGCCTTGGCCAGCCTCGCCTTCCTGTTCTGGTGGGACAAGGCCCGGCCCAAGGATGGCCCGCTGCGTTTCGTGCCGGGCCCGCTGGTCGTGGTGCTGATCGGCGTCGGCGGCAATGCGCTGCTCGGGCTGATCAAGCCCAACTGGCAGTTGCAGGCGACACACCTGGTGCAGGTACCGGTGGCCAAGAGCTTCGGCGAGTTCACCTCGTTCTTCGCCACGCCCGATTTCTCGCAGATCGGCAACGGCGCGGTGTGGACCGTCGCGCTGACGCTGGCGATCGTGGCCAGCCTCGAATCTTTGCTCAGCGTCAAGGCAGTCGACGAGCTCGATCCGCAGCGCCGCACCACGCCCAAGAATTGGGAAATGATGGCGCAGGGCGGCGGCAACATCGTCTCCGGCCTGATCGGCGGCCTGCCGATCACTTCGGTGATCGTGCGCTCCTCGGCCAATGTCGATGCCGGCGCGCAGAGCAAGAGCTCGACGATCCTGCACGGCATATGGCTGTTGCTCAGCGTCGCGTTGATCCCGTTCCTGCTCAACCTGATCCCGCTTGCCGCGCTCGCCGCCGTGCTGATCGCCACTGGCTACAAGCTGACCAAGCCGAAGCTGTTTACCGAGCGCTTCAAGCAGGGCTGGTCGCAATTCGTGCCGTTCGTGGTGACGATCGTCGCGATCCTGTTCACCGATCTGTTGATCGGCATCGTCATCGGGCTGGTCGTCGGCTTCGTCTTCGTCATCGCGCGCAATTTCCGCTCGGCCATCACCTTCGTCTGCGATGACGAGAATTGCCTGATCCGCGCGCGCCGCAACCTGTATTTCATCCACAAATACGAGCTTCAGAAGGAGCTGAACAAGGTTCCCGACAATGCCAATCTGCTGATCGATCTGTCCTCCACCAACTATGTCGATCTCGACAATGTCGACGTCATCAACGCGTTCATCAAGGGCGCCGACTATCGCGGCATCAAGGTCACGGTACGCGGCGACATCGCCGAGCGCAGCGCGCCGCTGATCAACGCACCGACTTCAGGAATCCGTTTCGCATGA
- a CDS encoding efflux transporter outer membrane subunit: MKSLLLASLSALTLAACAAGPNYVAPITPPTAAAPFVTANAATVTSPADDSWWRMYNDPVLDGLVRDALAANTDIRVAVARLDRARASLRGARSDREPQVNIGASGSYGRTSQLQSFQGIDRERATYDAALDVSYEVDLAGRVRRNIEAARGDVGAAQADADAVRVAIVADTTRAYVDAASAAERQAVAERIVDLLGKSATLTNKRVEAGRAAKFDYVRIATLRDQRAALVPAIAAERQAALFRLATLTGRTPQELPTVAAARTTTPRLVRPIPVGDGAALLARRPDIRAAERRLAAATARIGVATSELYPQISLGGSIGSTAANLGDVFTGGAVRWLLGPLLNWSVNQSAARARIAASEADTRGALARFDGQILTALEETETALSTYARELDRRTQLQSARDNAAIAARITRARQREGQIDFLDVLDAERTFADTDADLATADARIADAQIDLFRALGGGWQAG; this comes from the coding sequence ATGAAGTCCCTCCTGCTCGCCAGTCTCTCCGCGCTGACGCTTGCCGCCTGCGCCGCCGGGCCGAACTATGTCGCGCCGATCACCCCACCCACGGCCGCCGCTCCGTTCGTCACCGCCAACGCTGCGACCGTGACCAGCCCGGCGGACGACAGCTGGTGGCGGATGTATAACGATCCGGTGCTCGACGGCCTAGTACGCGATGCGCTGGCCGCCAATACCGACATCCGGGTGGCGGTGGCGCGGCTCGATCGCGCCCGCGCATCGTTGCGCGGCGCACGCAGCGATCGCGAGCCGCAAGTGAATATCGGCGCGAGCGGCAGTTATGGCCGCACCTCGCAACTCCAGTCGTTCCAGGGCATCGACCGCGAACGCGCGACCTATGATGCCGCGCTGGACGTGAGCTACGAAGTCGATCTCGCCGGCCGCGTGCGCCGCAATATCGAGGCCGCACGTGGCGATGTCGGCGCGGCGCAAGCGGATGCCGATGCGGTGCGCGTGGCGATCGTCGCCGACACCACCCGCGCCTATGTCGATGCCGCCTCGGCCGCCGAGCGCCAGGCGGTGGCCGAACGCATCGTCGATCTGCTCGGCAAGTCGGCGACGCTGACGAACAAGCGAGTCGAGGCCGGACGTGCCGCGAAATTCGATTATGTGCGCATCGCCACGTTGCGCGACCAGCGCGCGGCACTCGTGCCGGCGATCGCGGCCGAGCGTCAGGCGGCGCTGTTTCGCCTGGCCACGCTGACCGGACGCACGCCGCAGGAGCTGCCGACGGTGGCAGCGGCGCGCACGACCACGCCGCGACTCGTCCGTCCGATCCCGGTCGGCGACGGCGCCGCATTGCTTGCCCGCCGTCCGGACATTCGCGCGGCCGAACGCCGCCTGGCCGCCGCCACCGCGCGGATCGGTGTCGCGACCTCCGAACTCTATCCGCAGATTTCGCTCGGCGGTTCGATCGGCTCGACCGCGGCCAATCTGGGCGACGTGTTCACCGGCGGTGCGGTCCGCTGGCTGCTCGGGCCGCTGCTCAACTGGTCGGTCAACCAGTCCGCCGCGCGCGCGCGCATCGCCGCCAGCGAAGCCGACACGCGCGGCGCACTCGCCAGGTTCGACGGCCAGATCCTCACCGCGCTCGAGGAGACCGAGACCGCGCTGTCGACCTATGCGCGCGAACTCGACCGCCGCACGCAATTGCAATCGGCGCGCGACAATGCCGCGATCGCCGCGCGCATCACCCGCGCCCGTCAGCGCGAGGGGCAGATCGACTTTCTCGACGTGCTGGATGCCGAACGCACCTTTGCCGATACCGACGCCGATCTGGCGACGGCGGACGCGCGCATCGCCGACGCGCAGATCGACCTGTTCCGGGCGCTGGGCGGCGGCTGGCAGGCCGGCTGA
- a CDS encoding SDR family oxidoreductase, translated as MGIEGKIVAITGASSGIGRATAALLAGRGAFVVLGARRQDALAEVVEAITAGGGKAVSKVTDVRRRDDLEALVALAVEQGGRLDVIINCAGIGPISRLDALDVEGWDAMIDVNLRGTLYGIAAALPVFARQASGHVINVISTAGIKMVPTMGVYAATKNAVRTVTEILRQEAGPHLRVTEVSPGMIATNFGDSITDQPTKTMIEGQIGAIAIPPDAIARGILYAIEQPPEVDVGSIVIRPTAQG; from the coding sequence ATGGGTATCGAAGGCAAAATTGTCGCCATCACCGGCGCAAGCAGTGGAATTGGCCGCGCGACCGCGGCGCTGCTGGCCGGACGCGGCGCGTTCGTCGTGCTGGGCGCGCGCCGCCAGGATGCGCTGGCTGAAGTGGTGGAGGCGATCACCGCTGGCGGCGGGAAGGCCGTGTCCAAGGTGACCGACGTGCGCCGGCGCGACGATCTCGAAGCGCTGGTCGCGCTCGCGGTGGAACAAGGCGGTCGGCTCGATGTCATCATCAACTGCGCCGGGATCGGGCCGATCTCCCGTCTGGACGCACTGGACGTCGAAGGCTGGGACGCCATGATCGACGTGAACCTGCGGGGCACGCTTTACGGCATCGCCGCTGCCCTGCCCGTCTTCGCGCGCCAAGCGAGCGGACATGTGATCAACGTCATTTCGACGGCCGGCATCAAGATGGTGCCGACGATGGGAGTCTATGCCGCCACCAAGAATGCCGTTCGCACGGTGACGGAGATACTGAGGCAGGAGGCAGGACCGCACCTGCGCGTGACCGAAGTGTCCCCGGGAATGATCGCCACGAATTTCGGCGACAGCATCACCGACCAGCCGACCAAGACGATGATCGAGGGGCAGATCGGCGCGATCGCCATCCCGCCCGATGCGATTGCGCGCGGGATCCTCTATGCGATCGAGCAGCCGCCCGAAGTGGATGTCGGCAGCATCGTGATCCGTCCGACCGCGCAAGGCTGA
- a CDS encoding AraC family transcriptional regulator yields the protein MTEILYGTPSMKLSRSSKTAIDPLSDVLDVLGARVTRRTRIEASGRWAFAFPAIERLKFVALLRGSQWMMLPGCAPHLMNEGDVCVLGRSAYAIASDPAENPIDGQELYRDSDVARIGGDDTIGIGGTVTFGAGSADFLLDMLPPFMIVPRSSPSAEAVATILGLINGESDRGKMGSEIVGARLADVLLVEAIRAYAGRPDAPDIGWLAALSDARIGRALRAIHDDVARPWTVAELAALAGMSRAAFSAEFTRRVGQPPLSYVRAWRLTLARAALTRGDGTVASIADRIGYTSQSAFGHAFRRAFDSSPQALRRLIDNDLQ from the coding sequence GTGACCGAGATACTCTATGGTACACCGTCTATGAAATTGTCGCGATCGTCCAAAACCGCCATCGATCCACTGTCCGACGTGCTGGACGTTCTCGGCGCACGGGTCACGCGGCGGACCAGGATCGAGGCGTCGGGGCGCTGGGCCTTTGCCTTTCCGGCGATAGAGCGGCTGAAGTTCGTGGCCCTGCTGCGCGGCAGTCAGTGGATGATGCTTCCCGGCTGCGCGCCTCATCTGATGAACGAGGGCGATGTGTGCGTGCTCGGCCGGTCCGCTTATGCCATTGCGAGCGACCCCGCCGAGAACCCGATCGATGGGCAGGAGCTGTATAGGGACAGTGACGTCGCGCGCATTGGGGGTGACGACACGATCGGGATCGGCGGCACCGTCACGTTCGGTGCCGGCAGCGCAGACTTCCTGCTCGACATGCTGCCGCCGTTCATGATCGTTCCTCGATCGTCGCCATCGGCCGAGGCGGTCGCGACCATTCTCGGCCTGATCAATGGCGAATCGGATCGCGGCAAGATGGGCAGCGAGATCGTGGGGGCCAGGCTTGCCGATGTGCTGCTGGTGGAGGCGATCCGCGCTTATGCCGGCCGCCCCGATGCCCCTGACATCGGGTGGCTTGCCGCACTGTCCGACGCTCGTATCGGCCGGGCACTGCGAGCGATCCACGACGATGTCGCGCGCCCCTGGACGGTGGCAGAACTTGCCGCCCTGGCGGGCATGTCGCGCGCGGCATTTTCCGCCGAGTTCACCCGTCGCGTCGGGCAACCGCCGCTCTCCTATGTCCGCGCTTGGCGTCTCACGCTCGCCCGCGCAGCGCTGACCCGCGGCGACGGGACGGTTGCCAGCATAGCGGACAGGATCGGCTACACCTCGCAAAGTGCGTTCGGGCATGCCTTTCGCCGCGCCTTCGACTCATCCCCACAGGCCTTGAGGCGACTTATCGATAATGACTTGCAATAA